The following are encoded together in the Phaseolus vulgaris cultivar G19833 chromosome 9, P. vulgaris v2.0, whole genome shotgun sequence genome:
- the LOC137821467 gene encoding uncharacterized protein, whose product MCLVFVCGEEEKVVSRQPAPGACPYCGGIILAMDVERGWNFCFLPLYFKTKRRYCCSICNRSLLLH is encoded by the coding sequence ATGTGTTTAGTGTTTGTGTGCGGGGAGGAGGAGAAGGTGGTGTCGAGGCAGCCAGCACCGGGTGCATGTCCTTACTGCGGAGGGATCATCCTAGCTATGGATGTAGAGAGAGGATGGAATTTCTGTTTTCTGCCTTTATACTTCAAGACCAAACGCAGGTATTGCTGCTCCATCTGCAACAGATCACTCCTCCTGCACTAA
- the LOC137821466 gene encoding uncharacterized protein, protein MACTIPLRLFTPSASNLAFSTTSVRVTLTHFRAPSILTRASPLSSNSMSQPAATDLNAAVTANDAPQQPENADVVVQYVVLRRDLIDTWPLGSVVTQGCHASVSAVWSNKDDAQTVDYCCPDKIDSMHKVTLEVKGETQIKNLSEKLTSGGIIHKLWIEQPENIPTCLATKPYPKSIVSSYFKKLKLCK, encoded by the exons ATGGCCTGCACCATTCCATTACGCCTCTTCACTCCCTCCGCTTCCAACCTCGCTTTCTCAACTACCAGCGTTAGGGTTACGCTTACCCATTTTCGCGCGCCTTCTATCTTAACCCGGGCGAGTCCACTCAGCTCAAACTCAATGAGTCAACCCGCCGCAACCGATCTCAACGCTGCTGTCACAGCGAACGACGCGCCGCAGCAGCCGGAAAACGCGGATGTTGTGGTACAATACGTGGTGCTCCGGCGAGACCTGATCGACACGTGGCCGCTAGGGAGCGTGGTTACTCAAGGTTGCCATGCTTCTGTTTCGGCCGTTTGGTCCAACAAAGACGATGCTCAAACCGTCGATTATTGCTGCCCCGACAAAATTGATTCTATGCACAAG GTTACACTCGAAGTAAAAGGAGAAACCCAGATTAAAAACTTGTCTGAGAAGCTTACATCTGGTGGGATCATTCACAAACTCTGGATTGAACAACCTGAAAACATACCTACGTGCCTTGCCACAAAACCATACCCCAAGTCAATCGTATCTTCGTATTTTAAGAAGTTGAAACTCTGTAAGTGA